A stretch of DNA from Rattus rattus isolate New Zealand chromosome 1, Rrattus_CSIRO_v1, whole genome shotgun sequence:
AAGAAATCAGACTTCTACAAGGTGTCCTCTCGTGTCCACACATGcaatgtggacacacacacacacacacacacacacacacacacaaataatttttaaaaataggaatgtATTTATAGTACTTACTAGAAAAAAAGGTAATGCAGCAAATGCTCAGTTGTGTGGATGCCCACGAAAGGTCTCAAGTTGAATCTATCACCAAATATAGCTGCTGCCATTTTCCATTTAACACAAAGCTGCATGTCTGTGAAAAACTTGGAAGTTTCTCTAAGACTGGCCTCATCAGGTCGAAGGAGGACAAGTTGTGGCTCGCCTCAATCTGCCGAGAGCGCCCCCTGCAGGCCTCTGAAGACACCGTTTCCCTGCCTACCTGACCTTGCCCGCTCAACAGGGTCTTAGGGTCTTCTTTTGGTTCCCAAGTATTTGCTTTTAAATGTCAAGGAGAAAGTGCGAGTGAGTCCCTTAGCACACCTGTGCTGTAGTCGCTTGTCCAGCTCTACCATCCCAGCACAGGATCCAAGCAGCAGGGGTCATGAcagaaatgtctgtctttgtaaTCTGAGCCACTACACAATGCCTGGTGTTCGATATGCACTTACAagactggtttttttttaaatgctaccGGGGTGTCTAACTATGAAGAGGCTCTagcaaaaaaaaatggtattcaaATATGTCGACAAGCCACCGTGCAAACAGCTTGAGCATCTGCTGAACTCCATGGACTACATGGGGTAGCTTAGAAAAGGTAGCACTTATGAGGGGGTGTTTGCTGCAGAAACTGTAAAAGACAAGCCGCGCCTGGTGCTCAGGGACTCGGAGTCACCGGGTGCACACCCACTCCGGAGGAGCACTGCCCACATTACCTGAGCCTTGGCTTTCAGCTGTGCGATGAAaagcttcctcctcctgtttgccCTTTTATCCTGAGCCACAATTCCACGCCAGTTTCTGCTGACATTCCAAGCACTACAACAAACAGGTCAGTCTGTTACTGTATGCTCTCCAAAGGTATAGGTGTTTATAACTATAACCCATTAATAAAAATGACCTTAAGGACTTGGGCTGTAAACCTAAGCTTTCAATTACATAATAATATGATCAGCTCATTGCTCCATACTAATTTACCATATGAAAATCCCTATTAAAATACTAAGCACATAAGGGCATTACCTTGTTAGCTCACTGTTTCATCTGTGTTCATCTAATTAAAAACTATGTCTCTGGTGGGTattgggaggaggaaaagaaacgtGCTATGGTtctcaagtggaggtcagagaacaactcatgTGTATGTCCCGGGGGGTGCTGTCACATGCTCGGACCTGCTGAGCCATGCTGGCAACCCAGTTAAGTGTTCACTTAAGGCCAGCATGAGCCATGGGTGGTGTTTATACCCGAGAGTTGGGGAGATGGGGCAGAAGGGCTGCTGTGAActcaggccaggctgggctgcatATTAGTTCAGGGCCAGGCTGGGCTGCatatgagttcagggccaggctgggctacattgagatcctgtcacaaaaatTACAGTGCCAGCAAAAAATAACAAAGCAGACATGAGCCACGGGTCCGTGTGATGTTCGGTTATAAATCCGGAGCACAACATGCAGCAACTGATTATCATCTTTAGTGTGAGCAATTAATTTCTCCTATTCTTGTATCTAGCAGATCTCTGTTACTTTTGGCCAAATAAACATAGGGATAACCCTTCACTGGAAATTCTAAGTGCCATATCACAGATATGGCTGTCATAGCACCCTATATCCAATCCTGAGGGAAACCCTACTGACAATCGTGTCCCTGttttatttacaaaacccatGGCAGAGAACAGCTTCAGCCCAAGACTCTCCATTTCTCAGCAGCTTCAAGTACTTATGAAACTGAGCTGATGAGCTGGTCTTTGTTGTCTTAGCAAATCACTTGATCACAGGATCAAACAAAGGAGGCACTCCTCTCAAAGTCAGTCTATGCCCTTTATCACACAAGAAGTGGACAGAAGTCACATTGAAGGGAAGCCAGAACCAGAGggttggctcagtggataaactCAGGTACCACACCAGCCTGGAAACCTGAGCTGCCTCACACATAAAGGTAGAAGTAGAGAACTGACTTCACAAAGTCGTCCTttgacacacgtacacacacacacacacacacacacacacacacgccctccaGAACTATCTCAACTGATCTTCATCCATCATGTTACCAAGAAGCATGCCATCAAGATTATAAACACATAATACTCCAGAGGTTGATGTATGACCACTATCAATGGCTCATATAAGCAACCACCCCAAATTGTCAGCCAGCATTCTGACTCTCCTGTACTAAAATACTCCAATGTAGTGAGAAATTTTGaactttggtttattttaaaacacagaaataatataagaacatgttttcattttaatcccagatgtaggGCTATGGGTGCTTCAGGCTTTCCCCAGCAGCTCACTGTGATTTGCcccatgctctagcagaggtgtgattttgccagctacagatagtttctgtgattgtatgatatttggaattctgggaatttttcagAGGGTATTTAAATGCTAGAGCTATGATAGGTGGGGTTCAGGGGGGTTGGTTGATGTTTGTTAATGGTTGtagttgtgctcaaagaagaaacaagaagaaattagattcaaggatcccacacacacacacacacatacacacacacacacacacacacacacacacacacacacacaccctccctctctccacttctaTCCTTCTTTATCTCCTACCTTGTGATGGTGATGAAACTATGgggaaaaggatgggaaaaagaagaacccacaaagtagcaaaggtCAACTCCACCCTAACATATAAAACAACATTCCTGTATTcaaccatgtttttgttttgttttgttttgttttttggacaaCTTAGTATTTGAACACACACTTTGAATGGCAAACACggttgcacacacatgtgtgcacgctaTCCACCAGCGCTATAGCAATATGAGCTTTACCAAGTATACTCTGAAAAGCGGGAGAACCTTAAGAGTTTTAGGAAGATACTAGATGAAGGTTCAGAGAGCCAGTGGAGTAGACCTCCATCTAGTCCTGGACTGCTAGGAGGTGACAATCTCTCTAGGGgtgtttccccatctgtaaattACACAGATATACAAGATACCTCAGAAAACTTCCATCTGCAAAATGCTACAATTTTCTACAATAGCCTGGAATGTGCCGGGTAAAGACAGGCTTTGGGCACAGTGGCCATAAAAACAGCAAGAACATAATCTACACTTGACATCTTCCCCATCAGGAAAGAGAGTCACAAGGTGACAAGGTGGCTCATCAAGATAAGAAACTTGCCATCAAGTTTCAAGTCCCagcaggagaaaactgatttgtGCAAGTAGTTCTCAGACCGCCACATGTGccacaacatacatgcacacacatgctacagttaaatatttaaaatagggTCACTGACTCCTGCATGGACTCCCATATAGTTTCTATTCTCCTGGGCATGACAACTTCAGGGTCCTGCCTTGGGATCCTTGCAGCCCTCCCCACATGCCTGCATGCAGTCTGGTTTGTGTAGTCTTTGTCTCCAGTCTGCAATCTCCATTCCCAAGCCTCTACTTCTCTCTGCAATCATGCAGCAGCTTCCAATCCCTAAAGACAGCCATCTTTCTCTGCTGTGTCACAACCAAGAGGAGACAAGGCGCACGCACAGCCTCTGACGCCAACTCTTAAACCAAAGCTAGACATTTTTCTAGATCCTAGAGTTTGGACTAAATAATAATATCCATGATGTGTGTCTCTCAGTTACCATACTTGTTGCTCTTATTTCTAACCAAGTATCAGGACTGTAAAACAATTTGCATCTGACAATGAGCTGTggacttttaaataaaacatttaaaaatctgtgGAATAAATTGGGCACGGTAGCACATACCTTGAAATCCTAGAACCtgaaagatggaggcaggaaaatcaattcaaggtcatcctcgacGACATAGTGagtacaaggctagcctgggatacatgagagcCTGTGTGGCCTGTCtgtgcacacgtgcgcgcgcacgcacaggcacacacacacacacacacacacacacacacacacacagtagtggggactggtaaagtgctttctgtgtaagcaggaagacctgagtttgacttaTCATTATCTACATAAAAGGCTCAGCACTCACTCAAAATCCCAGTGTGGGGAGAAGAGGTGGGAGGATTCCTGCCTGGCCTTGTCTCAGAAAGTAAGGAGGAGAGCgattaaaaaaaagacacacacaacaacaaaacaacaagcgATTTTGAAATAAAGCCtggcattttgatttttctttcctgaccTTGAACCTGAACAATCCTTCTACCTTCATCAGGGGTCACAGGCTGTCCCATCAGGGGTCACAGGCTGTCCCATCAGGGGTCACAGGCTGAACCATCAGGGGTCACAGACTGCCCATCAGGACTCACAGGCTGAACCATCAGGGGTCACAGGCTGTCCCATCAGGAGTCACAGACTGCCCCATCAGGCCCatctttcatttttgcttttaaacGAAGGAATGACTTAGCGATCTCTTCTAGGGAGGTCATTTAAATGTTCAACCAAAGacagaaacacaaccaaacaccaattttaaaaaatgatgaagtTTTCTTTCCTGAGCCACTTTTATTTCTTACCTGTATAAACTCTCTGCAGTCAAGGAATCTAAAACCATAGCTAGGatatgcttcaagtttctatacTGCAATTCTGTCAGGATGTCCAGCCGTTCTATGCCCATCTTCTTGCCAATCAGTCCTGCGAGAACGTGCTGCAGCCTGGCgattttcccctcctccctctcctcggAGAACTCCTGGTCATCTGCCTGCTCGAacctcttcctcttgcttttcATAAAGAGCTCACACACCAACTGCAAGGCTGGAGTATTTGACAGGTCCTTAAAGCTTAAAGTCAAATCCCCACTCTTCTCCTCAGAGCCCTGCTGACTCTCCAAGACACCCGAAGCAGTGCCCACTCTCACTCCAGCGCTGGGATGGGCCACCTGCATTTCATCGTCAGTCTCTGACTGGGAGCCTTGCTCctggagagtgggcagccttctcaaCCTCCCAGGATGCTTTGGTTGTCTTACCAGGTCCCCAACTGTGGGGGTCCCCCTATGTTTTTGAAGTTCTTGGAAAGAGCCCTCTTGGTCAGAGAGGAAGTCTTCGGACTTGTCCCAGCTAAGTGAGCAAAAGCCACTGTCTTCAGGTGTTGACAGACTGTCTCTCACTTCCGCCGAAGAAGCAAGGGTTTGGCTTCCATGAAATTTGATTTTTGCTATGAGACTACTTACCGGAGTGACAGATGTGGTCACGTCTGCGCCATAGGTTGTTTGACTACCAGATGAGCCCAGAAGTTCAGGACATGTATTCTCATCACTAGCACTTAAACCACTGTCACTAAAGTGTGTGACAGAATCTTTAAAATCATTGCCTTCTATTGGAGACAGACATTCCACTTCAAATAAGCCACAGTCGTCTTTGGAATCATCAATGGTGGAAGTCTTGTGCTGAGAAAAATGTAGCCTTGAGTTCTGACTGCTGGAAATCGCATCCTCGGTTTTTACTGTGCTGGTGACCAATGGGCTAAAGTTGTCGTCCTTTGGGAAACCTGAAGTGCTGTCTCGCAAACGTTTTTCTAGGCTAAGACTGTGGCTTATATTACTTTCCAGAGAACTGCTTTGTGAATCAGAATCCCCCTTCAGAAGAGTCAAAGTCAAGTCTAGCCGCCTGCGTAGTGTgcattttttccttctgagtttAGGAGTCTCGCAAAGTTCTgggcttttctccctttccttccttaggGACACAGACTTCTTTCTTGGACTGGGAGATACTGCAGGATTAGGGAAACCTAGACGTGGAGTTTCCAGATGCTCACAGGTTAGCAttgggtctttttctttcttactaaaGCTGCAAGACTCTGACAGCTCGTGAGGGCCCCTATGCTTAAAGGAGGATGTGGGGCCGAAGTCTGGAAGGCTGGGACACCTGACTGTGACAGCAGAGGACCCCATGTTGCTTCCTGCTCTGTGGCTGGCTGAGTGCTTTTGGGGCATCTTCAAGCTCTCTGTTTTTACAAAGTAGACACAAGTTTATTCCTCCTTTGTGATGTGCATCCAAGCAgcttataacaaaatatataatttgtgtTAAATATAAATAGGAAATTATATGACTTTTTCaagttacttaaaaataaatcttcataaTTAACTGTCCTATATTCCCTACTTAAAACACCACCTTGCTATAAACCATATTATATTCTGATTACTTGACAACCATAGGCTAAGCACCATGCACAAGTATTTTCTTGAACTGTTCTTAACAAAAACATAACAGCCTTATTTTCAGATTATTTTGTTACAGTATAATTTTAACTCGCGAGTGTACATTCGGTTGTAACGTTCTGGTGTCTTTGTGTTTGGGTTATTTCTTTTCAAAGCTCACTAGGTGAGGCTGGActgtggctcagaggttaagagctttTGTACGGCTCTCACCAGACTCCCATGCTCACAGTTGCCTTTAGCTCAGGCTCCACACGCCCTCTTTTATGGGCACCTGCACGTTCatagtgtctctgtgtatgtctctatgGGCACtgtactcatgcacatacagagacatacgtAATTAAAAACAGATCAGAAAAAAACactatgttttttcctttttgcacaTTTCTTTGTGGGTGGGTgatacaggcagacagacacgCCATAGTACACTGTGGGATTCAAAGGACAGCTCCCGAGAGTCAGTTCTGTCTTTAGACCATATGGATTTGGTCATCTATGGTATGTAAGTTAAATGAGTAAAAAAGCACATTACAAAAatcttgctatgataaacacaAGATCAGAGGCTCACTATTATAACACAAAGTGATTTTTAAACCTCTACAGCTTTGGGGCAGTTTTGACTTCTGATCCCCTGTGCTGTGGCTAACTTCTGCCTGGGAGGACAAGAGGATTCAATTCTGCTTTCTGCAAATTACACTATACTTTAAAACCACTTTGAGTTCCAAATATGGGTTACAATGTTTCCTCTCATAAATTACTTtctcctgaaaaaaaattaaattcaatcaATTTGTGAAAGTTGGAGCAAgagcttttattgtattttgtatttgtattgtattgtattccAATGTGGTCAGTGACCTTCTAAAAGTTCTGCCACTTCACCACTAGGTGCCTCACCAGCATAGGATTTGGGAAATGGAAGCTAAAACCGTTGGGAATAAAATGCGAGCCCAGACACACGCTCCCTCGGAAAAACCACTGGCTCTGTCAGCTGTCATCCTCATCTTGCCTGTACACCAAAATGCCTGCTTCAGGCTGATGAATCAAACAAAGCtttcgatttaaaaaaaaaaaaaagttctgataAATCGCTCAGAACTGCTATCTACAAAGACTTAGGCCCAATATAAGTCAGAGAACTGCTTGGTTCTTGATATCTTACCACCAGTCAACCTTGAGTTCTTAAGACATGTCAAAGTAAGATAGGCTTCCAAATAACAAAATCTGTCATCTTTGCCTTTAAAGTCCATGCCAAGGAACCACCACTTAAGAGAAAAACCTCAATAATGAACGGAGCCCCCAGCAGCGCCCCGACTGCTACTGGAAGGGCAGCGGCGGCGTGCAGGGAAGGTCAAGTCGCTCGGAATCTCTCCGCCCCGCGGCAGCCGCACTCCGGGACTCTCTCCAGCTAGTCTTGGACGTGGGGGAACCGGAGCCACCCCCGGAGCTGCCGCGCCGTCTGCTGCGTGCGGGACTAACGGTCGTCACCCGGACGAGCGGGCGGGTGTGCGGGCGGGAGGCGCCGCTGGGAGGAGGGCGGAGCGGCTGCGGGCGAGCGGGCGGGCGCACCTGCGCCGCACCGCCCACCTGAGCCCCGAGTCTCCGCAGAGCCCGCCCCTGCTACCCTCCCGGGCCCGTGGACACCGCCCTCTCCACCTTCGGTCCGCGCGGCTCGCCCAGCTCCACGCCCTCATCCCTCcgcagccccgcc
This window harbors:
- the Fbxo43 gene encoding F-box only protein 43 isoform X2, with protein sequence MDFKGKDDRFCYLEAYLTLTCLKNSRLTGESLKMPQKHSASHRAGSNMGSSAVTVRCPSLPDFGPTSSFKHRGPHELSESCSFSKKEKDPMLTCEHLETPRLGFPNPAVSPSPRKKSVSLRKEREKSPELCETPKLRRKKCTLRRRLDLTLTLLKGDSDSQSSSLESNISHSLSLEKRLRDSTSGFPKDDNFSPLVTSTVKTEDAISSSQNSRLHFSQHKTSTIDDSKDDCGLFEVECLSPIEGNDFKDSVTHFSDSGLSASDENTCPELLGSSGSQTTYGADVTTSVTPVSSLIAKIKFHGSQTLASSAEVRDSLSTPEDSGFCSLSWDKSEDFLSDQEGSFQELQKHRGTPTVGDLVRQPKHPGRLRRLPTLQEQGSQSETDDEMQVAHPSAGVRVGTASGVLESQQGSEEKSGDLTLSFKDLSNTPALQLVCELFMKSKRKRFEQADDQEFSEEREEGKIARLQHVLAGLIGKKMGIERLDILTELQYRNLKHILAMVLDSLTAESLYSAWNVSRNWRGIVAQDKRANRRRKLFIAQLKAKAQGAAVLRVQDAATRLRLLSRLALRSVQAQAPNGQNEQAPAQSPWGEVLTPVASSSLTHLRSKQEQYLKVARTLFTDEALKPCPRCQSPAKYQPHKKRGLCSRLACGFDFCVLCLCAYHGSEDCRRGSAKGRGSRDVLPGSAQSKRNLKRL
- the Fbxo43 gene encoding F-box only protein 43 isoform X1, with translation MDFKGKDDRFCYLEAYLTLTCLKNSRLTGETESLKMPQKHSASHRAGSNMGSSAVTVRCPSLPDFGPTSSFKHRGPHELSESCSFSKKEKDPMLTCEHLETPRLGFPNPAVSPSPRKKSVSLRKEREKSPELCETPKLRRKKCTLRRRLDLTLTLLKGDSDSQSSSLESNISHSLSLEKRLRDSTSGFPKDDNFSPLVTSTVKTEDAISSSQNSRLHFSQHKTSTIDDSKDDCGLFEVECLSPIEGNDFKDSVTHFSDSGLSASDENTCPELLGSSGSQTTYGADVTTSVTPVSSLIAKIKFHGSQTLASSAEVRDSLSTPEDSGFCSLSWDKSEDFLSDQEGSFQELQKHRGTPTVGDLVRQPKHPGRLRRLPTLQEQGSQSETDDEMQVAHPSAGVRVGTASGVLESQQGSEEKSGDLTLSFKDLSNTPALQLVCELFMKSKRKRFEQADDQEFSEEREEGKIARLQHVLAGLIGKKMGIERLDILTELQYRNLKHILAMVLDSLTAESLYSAWNVSRNWRGIVAQDKRANRRRKLFIAQLKAKAQGAAVLRVQDAATRLRLLSRLALRSVQAQAPNGQNEQAPAQSPWGEVLTPVASSSLTHLRSKQEQYLKVARTLFTDEALKPCPRCQSPAKYQPHKKRGLCSRLACGFDFCVLCLCAYHGSEDCRRGSAKGRGSRDVLPGSAQSKRNLKRL
- the Fbxo43 gene encoding F-box only protein 43 isoform X3, which encodes MPQKHSASHRAGSNMGSSAVTVRCPSLPDFGPTSSFKHRGPHELSESCSFSKKEKDPMLTCEHLETPRLGFPNPAVSPSPRKKSVSLRKEREKSPELCETPKLRRKKCTLRRRLDLTLTLLKGDSDSQSSSLESNISHSLSLEKRLRDSTSGFPKDDNFSPLVTSTVKTEDAISSSQNSRLHFSQHKTSTIDDSKDDCGLFEVECLSPIEGNDFKDSVTHFSDSGLSASDENTCPELLGSSGSQTTYGADVTTSVTPVSSLIAKIKFHGSQTLASSAEVRDSLSTPEDSGFCSLSWDKSEDFLSDQEGSFQELQKHRGTPTVGDLVRQPKHPGRLRRLPTLQEQGSQSETDDEMQVAHPSAGVRVGTASGVLESQQGSEEKSGDLTLSFKDLSNTPALQLVCELFMKSKRKRFEQADDQEFSEEREEGKIARLQHVLAGLIGKKMGIERLDILTELQYRNLKHILAMVLDSLTAESLYSAWNVSRNWRGIVAQDKRANRRRKLFIAQLKAKAQGAAVLRVQDAATRLRLLSRLALRSVQAQAPNGQNEQAPAQSPWGEVLTPVASSSLTHLRSKQEQYLKVARTLFTDEALKPCPRCQSPAKYQPHKKRGLCSRLACGFDFCVLCLCAYHGSEDCRRGSAKGRGSRDVLPGSAQSKRNLKRL